From a single Mycolicibacterium moriokaense genomic region:
- a CDS encoding FAD-dependent monooxygenase — MKTDVLIAGGGPVGLTAAIELTRRGIDCRIVDPLAQPPQYAKAVGVQPRTLEVFESMGILTRILDAAIQMRGQIIYVNGENVGQIDFTIPSDVPFGFIAIPQYAAERILRDELALRGVHVERGLRITGFDQDADGVRATLAGDGGEQTVQASYLIGADGAHSTVRKALGLTFEGAAFEEQYMLGDVEVDWSMPRGYGIRAMHQTDGATDDLLVCIPLPGRGRYRMSMLVPPELAAESSGGVAHGFEGDRTPELRHIQAVLDRLSPEPTTARNLRWSSVFRISHRIVDAYGRGRVFVAGDAAHIHPPTGAQGMNTGIQDAHNLSWKLALAVSGRAAPGLLDSYDAERRPVGEEVVGRTVRSAREGIGSDSNDIDFIIRREAQLLIDYFDSPIVAANAGRRAPDATGLTRDAVTGSLRLFTLFGPSHTVLLYAAEDTGPADVETFEAAAETAVAAAKGDVTVYLIAAPGAAVATTVLPVIRDAGSAFAAAYPTADRTAFVIRPDGYLGFAGAHTDTDGLAAHLRTIFGPEGRA, encoded by the coding sequence GTGAAAACGGACGTCCTCATCGCCGGCGGCGGACCCGTCGGCCTCACCGCCGCCATCGAGTTGACCCGGCGCGGCATCGACTGCCGAATCGTCGACCCACTTGCCCAGCCCCCGCAGTACGCGAAAGCCGTTGGCGTACAACCTCGTACACTCGAAGTCTTCGAGTCCATGGGCATCCTGACGCGCATCCTGGACGCGGCAATCCAGATGCGCGGACAGATCATCTACGTCAACGGCGAGAACGTCGGCCAGATCGACTTCACCATCCCCTCCGACGTGCCGTTCGGCTTCATCGCCATCCCGCAGTACGCCGCCGAGCGGATTCTGCGCGACGAACTCGCCCTGCGTGGCGTACATGTCGAGCGTGGCCTACGGATCACCGGCTTCGACCAGGACGCCGACGGAGTGCGCGCCACCCTGGCGGGCGACGGTGGCGAGCAGACGGTGCAGGCGAGCTACCTGATCGGGGCCGACGGTGCGCACAGCACCGTGCGCAAGGCTCTCGGCCTGACATTCGAGGGCGCGGCGTTCGAGGAGCAGTACATGCTCGGCGACGTCGAGGTGGACTGGTCCATGCCACGCGGGTACGGCATCCGCGCCATGCACCAGACCGACGGAGCCACCGACGACCTGCTGGTGTGCATTCCGCTGCCCGGCAGGGGCCGGTACCGCATGTCGATGCTCGTTCCGCCCGAACTGGCCGCTGAGTCGTCGGGCGGTGTCGCCCACGGGTTCGAGGGTGACCGCACACCGGAACTGAGGCATATCCAGGCTGTGCTGGACCGGCTGTCGCCGGAGCCGACGACGGCACGAAACCTGCGCTGGTCCTCGGTCTTTCGCATCAGCCACCGCATCGTCGACGCCTACGGTCGGGGTCGGGTGTTCGTCGCAGGCGACGCCGCGCACATCCACCCGCCCACCGGCGCGCAGGGTATGAACACCGGCATCCAGGACGCACACAACCTCTCGTGGAAACTCGCGCTCGCGGTGTCCGGACGTGCGGCACCGGGCCTGCTCGACAGCTACGACGCCGAACGGCGTCCCGTCGGCGAGGAGGTCGTCGGCCGGACCGTGCGCAGCGCACGCGAGGGCATCGGTTCCGATTCCAACGACATCGACTTCATCATTCGTCGCGAAGCACAGTTGCTGATCGACTACTTCGACAGTCCGATCGTGGCCGCGAACGCCGGGCGACGCGCACCCGATGCGACGGGTCTGACCCGCGATGCCGTCACCGGATCCCTGAGACTGTTCACGCTCTTCGGGCCTTCGCACACCGTGCTGCTGTACGCCGCCGAGGACACCGGCCCCGCCGACGTCGAGACGTTCGAAGCGGCCGCCGAGACCGCCGTCGCGGCGGCGAAAGGCGACGTGACCGTCTACCTGATCGCCGCACCCGGCGCCGCCGTCGCCACCACCGTCCTGCCCGTCATTCGCGACGCCGGTTCGGCGTTCGCCGCCGCGTATCCGACCGCTGACCGAACGGCGTTCGTCATCCGCCCCGACGGCTACCTCGGCTTCGCCGGCGCACACACGGATACCGACGGCCTGGCGGCGCATCTGCGGACGATTTTCGGTCCAGAGGGCCGCGCATAG
- a CDS encoding ABC transporter ATP-binding protein/permease, producing the protein MFAPTLDWSQELLVSLKWIGQAWLIAAVATLVICVLLARYTVWGRQFWRITGDYFKGPESVKVWLWLGLILLSVIFGVRLSVLFTFQGSDMMTSFQVVASGVAAGDDAIRNSGRDGFYLSMFVFSALAVLHVARIMFDLFITQRFMLAWRAWLTDRMTGDWLHGKAYYRGRFIDDTIDNPDQRIQYDIDIFTAGVGGLPNTPANTSTSTLLFGSVNAIASMISFTAILWSLSGTLTIPIVNYELPKAMFWILLTYVLFASVIAFWVGRPIIWLSFRNEKFNAAFRYALVRLRDASEAVAFYRGELAERTGLRKLFAPVVANYKRWINRMMGFYGWNLSMSQIIVVPPYLFQFPRFFSGEITLGAMSQSASAFGNIEQGLSFFRNAYDAFAGYRASIIRLDGLMTANEEGRALPEITTTACKDGTVQLSGVEVRTPDGKQLVDPLDLHLQVGDTLVVTGASGAGKTTLLRSLAELWPYTTGTLTRPCGPNETMFLSQMPYVPLGNLRAVVSYPNEEGEIDDATLKRTLEKVALPHLTGRLDEVEDWAKILSPGEQQRIAFARILLTAPKAVFLDESTSALDEGLEYLVYNLIRTELPDTILVSVSHRKAVEQHHTHELELLGDGEWRFGRVGGEEPVQV; encoded by the coding sequence ATGTTCGCCCCTACGCTGGACTGGAGCCAGGAACTCCTGGTCTCGCTGAAGTGGATCGGCCAGGCATGGTTGATCGCCGCGGTCGCGACGCTGGTGATCTGCGTGCTGCTGGCCAGATACACGGTGTGGGGCCGGCAGTTCTGGCGCATCACCGGCGACTATTTCAAGGGGCCGGAAAGCGTCAAGGTGTGGCTGTGGCTCGGGCTGATCCTGCTATCGGTGATCTTCGGCGTCCGACTGTCGGTGCTGTTCACCTTCCAGGGCAGCGACATGATGACCAGCTTCCAGGTCGTGGCATCGGGCGTGGCCGCGGGTGATGACGCGATCAGGAACTCCGGACGCGACGGCTTCTATCTGTCGATGTTCGTGTTCTCGGCGCTGGCCGTCCTGCACGTCGCGCGGATCATGTTCGACCTGTTCATCACGCAGCGGTTCATGCTGGCCTGGCGCGCGTGGCTCACCGACCGGATGACCGGTGACTGGCTGCACGGCAAGGCGTACTACCGCGGACGGTTCATCGACGACACGATCGACAACCCCGATCAGCGCATCCAGTACGACATCGATATCTTCACCGCGGGCGTCGGCGGGCTTCCGAACACCCCGGCCAACACCTCGACGTCGACGCTGCTGTTCGGGTCGGTCAACGCCATCGCCTCGATGATTTCGTTCACCGCGATTCTGTGGAGCCTGTCGGGGACGCTGACGATTCCAATCGTGAACTACGAGCTGCCCAAGGCCATGTTCTGGATCCTGCTGACCTACGTGCTGTTCGCGTCGGTCATCGCGTTCTGGGTGGGCCGGCCGATCATCTGGCTGTCGTTCCGCAACGAGAAGTTCAACGCGGCGTTCCGCTACGCGCTGGTGCGGCTGCGCGACGCATCGGAGGCGGTCGCGTTCTACCGCGGCGAGCTCGCCGAACGCACCGGGTTGCGCAAGCTGTTCGCGCCGGTCGTCGCCAACTACAAGCGGTGGATCAACCGGATGATGGGCTTCTACGGCTGGAACCTGTCGATGAGCCAGATCATCGTGGTGCCACCGTATTTGTTCCAGTTCCCGCGATTCTTCAGCGGTGAGATCACCCTCGGCGCGATGAGCCAGTCGGCGTCGGCGTTCGGCAACATCGAGCAGGGGCTGTCGTTCTTCCGTAACGCCTACGACGCGTTCGCCGGCTACCGCGCGTCGATCATCCGTCTCGACGGCCTGATGACCGCGAACGAGGAGGGCCGTGCGCTGCCGGAGATCACCACCACGGCCTGCAAAGACGGCACGGTGCAGCTGTCCGGTGTCGAGGTCCGTACGCCCGACGGGAAACAGCTCGTGGACCCGCTCGACCTGCACCTGCAAGTCGGCGACACGCTGGTGGTGACCGGTGCATCGGGTGCGGGCAAGACCACGCTGCTGCGCAGCCTCGCCGAGTTGTGGCCTTACACCACAGGAACATTGACCAGGCCGTGCGGCCCGAACGAGACGATGTTCCTGTCGCAGATGCCGTATGTGCCGCTGGGTAATCTGCGCGCCGTCGTCAGCTATCCCAACGAGGAAGGCGAGATCGACGACGCCACACTGAAACGCACGCTGGAGAAGGTGGCGCTACCGCATCTGACCGGGCGGCTGGACGAGGTCGAGGACTGGGCGAAGATCCTCTCCCCCGGCGAGCAGCAGCGAATCGCGTTCGCGCGCATACTGCTGACCGCCCCCAAGGCGGTGTTCCTCGACGAGTCCACGTCGGCGCTCGACGAGGGTCTGGAATACCTGGTGTACAACCTGATTCGGACCGAGCTGCCCGACACCATCCTGGTCAGTGTCAGCCACCGCAAAGCCGTCGAGCAGCACCACACCCACGAACTCGAACTGCTCGGCGACGGCGAATGGCGATTCGGCCGGGTGGGCGGCGAGGAACCGGTCCAGGTCTAG
- a CDS encoding FAD-binding protein: protein MSGLDIPDTVSAADVTSWSDEVDVLVIGFGIAGGSAALSAAAAGARVLLLERAAAAGGTTSQAGGHFYLGGGTAVQQATGHDDSAEEMYKYLMAVSSDPEPEKIRAYCEGSVEHFNWLEDLGFQFERSFYPGKVVVPPGTEGLSYTGNEKVWPFCEKAKPAPRGHSVPVPGELGGAAMVVDLLVKRAAELGVEVRYETGATNLVVDGDGTVVGVRWKHFNDTGAIKAKAVIIAAGGFVMNPDMVAKYTPRISEKPFVLGSTYDDGLGIRMGVSAGGYTKHMDEAFMTAPVYPPEILLTGIIVNKLGERFVTEDSYHSRTSAFVMDQPDSAAFLIVDEAHLQNPEVPLVPLIDGWETVEEMEKALGIPEGKLVATLNRYNANAAEGEDPDFHKQPEYIAPQDKGPWGAFDLSLGKAMYSAFTLGGLATSVDGQVLREDGSIVPGLYAAGATASKLVPDGKGYSSGTQLGEGSFFGRRAGAHAARA, encoded by the coding sequence GTGAGCGGTCTCGACATCCCGGACACCGTCAGCGCGGCCGATGTGACGTCATGGTCCGACGAGGTCGACGTGCTGGTGATCGGCTTCGGTATCGCCGGCGGTTCGGCAGCCCTCAGCGCGGCGGCGGCAGGGGCGCGGGTGCTGCTGCTGGAGCGTGCCGCCGCCGCGGGCGGCACCACCTCGCAAGCCGGCGGCCACTTCTATCTCGGCGGGGGCACCGCCGTTCAGCAGGCGACCGGTCACGACGACAGCGCCGAGGAGATGTACAAGTACCTGATGGCGGTGTCGAGCGACCCCGAGCCCGAGAAGATTCGGGCGTACTGCGAGGGCAGCGTCGAACACTTCAACTGGTTGGAGGACTTGGGTTTTCAGTTCGAGCGCAGCTTCTATCCGGGCAAGGTGGTCGTTCCGCCGGGCACCGAGGGCTTGTCGTACACGGGCAACGAGAAGGTGTGGCCGTTCTGCGAGAAGGCGAAGCCGGCGCCGCGCGGACACTCGGTGCCCGTGCCCGGTGAACTCGGCGGCGCGGCGATGGTCGTCGATCTGCTGGTGAAGCGGGCCGCCGAACTCGGGGTGGAGGTCCGCTACGAGACCGGGGCGACCAACCTCGTCGTCGACGGCGACGGCACAGTGGTCGGCGTGCGCTGGAAGCACTTCAACGACACCGGCGCGATCAAGGCGAAGGCGGTGATCATCGCCGCGGGCGGGTTCGTGATGAACCCGGACATGGTGGCCAAATACACGCCGAGGATCTCGGAGAAGCCGTTCGTGCTCGGCAGCACCTATGACGACGGCCTCGGGATCCGGATGGGCGTCTCCGCAGGCGGTTACACCAAGCATATGGACGAGGCGTTCATGACGGCGCCGGTCTATCCGCCCGAGATCCTGTTGACGGGAATCATCGTCAACAAGCTCGGGGAGCGGTTCGTCACGGAGGACTCCTACCATTCGCGCACTTCGGCTTTCGTGATGGATCAGCCCGACAGTGCGGCTTTCCTCATCGTGGACGAAGCCCACCTGCAGAACCCCGAGGTGCCGCTCGTGCCGCTGATCGACGGGTGGGAGACCGTCGAGGAGATGGAAAAGGCGCTCGGGATTCCGGAGGGCAAGCTCGTCGCCACACTCAATCGGTACAACGCCAACGCGGCCGAGGGCGAAGACCCCGACTTCCACAAACAGCCTGAATACATTGCGCCCCAAGACAAAGGGCCGTGGGGTGCATTCGACCTGTCACTGGGCAAGGCGATGTACTCGGCGTTCACGCTCGGTGGCCTCGCCACATCCGTCGACGGACAGGTGCTGCGTGAGGACGGCAGCATCGTGCCCGGCTTGTATGCCGCGGGAGCGACCGCCTCCAAGCTCGTGCCGGACGGCAAGGGCTATTCCAGCGGCACGCAGCTGGGTGAGGGCTCGTTCTTCGGCAGGCGCGCGGGCGCGCATGCCGCGCGAGCCTAG